In Ctenopharyngodon idella isolate HZGC_01 chromosome 2, HZGC01, whole genome shotgun sequence, the following are encoded in one genomic region:
- the LOC127496481 gene encoding serine/threonine-protein kinase STK11-like produces the protein MSVGGELQHLDYLTENELMGMDTFIHRIDSTEVIYQPRRKRAKLIGKYLMGDLLGEGSYGKVKEMLDSETLCRRAVKILKKKKLRRIPNGEANVKKEIQLLRRLQHKNVIQLVDVLYNEEKQKMYMVMEYCVCGMQEMLDSVPEKRFPVFQAHGYFCQLLDGLEYLHSQGIVHKDIKPGNLLLTTDGALKISDLGVAEALHPFAEDDTCRTSQGSPAFQPPEIANGLDTFSGFKVDIWSAGVTLYNITTSLYPFEGDNIYKLFENIGKGDYTIPEECGPLLSDLLRGMLEYDPVKRFSIQRIRQHNWVRKKHPPSEPPVPIPPSAETRDPWRSMTVVPYLEDLHGYTEEEDDDELFDGEDDIIYTQDFTVPGQVPEDEEDEEERAPERTCAVAKPVCVNGTESAALKPKSERRSSSSSNPSRKGISAASKIRKLSTCKQQ, from the exons ATGAGCGTAGGCGGTGAGCTCCAGCATCTGGACTACCTGACGGAGAATGAGCTCATGGGGATGGACACCTTCATCCACCGCATCGACTCCACTGAGGTCATCTACCAGCCCCGACGCAAGCGCGCCAAGCTGATCGGGAAGTACCTGATGGGCGATCTGCTCGGGGAGGGATCGTATGGGAAGGTGAAGGAGATGTTGGACTCGGAGACTCTGTGTCGCAGAGCCGTTAAGATcctgaagaagaagaaactcAGGAGAATTCCCAACGGAGAGGCCAATGTGAAAAA GGAGATTCAGCTGCTAAGACGACTACAGCACAAAAATGTCATCCAGCTGGTGGACGTGCTGTACAACGAAGAGAAGCAGAAAAT GTATATGGTGATGGAGTATTGTGTCTGTGGAATGCAAGAAATGTTGGATAGCGTTCCAGAGAAAAGATTTCCAGTATTTCAAGCTCACGG GTACTTTTGCCAGCTTCTGGATGGTCTTGAATACTTGCACAGCCAGGGAATTGTACACAAAGATATTAAACCAGGGAATTTGCTGCTCACTACAGACGGGGCGTTGAAGATCTCTGACTTGGGTGTAGCAGAG GCACTCCACCCCTTTGCGGAGGACGACACGTGTCGGACGAGCCAGGGGTCGCCAGCGTTTCAGCCACCAGAGATCGCCAACGGCCTGGACACGTTTTCAGGGTTTAAGGTGGACATCTGGTCTGCTGGGGTCACACT ATACAACATAACGACGAGCCTGTACCCGTTTGAAGGGGACAACATCTATAAGCTATTTGAGAACATTGGGAAGGGTGACTACACTATTCCGGAGGAGTGCGGCCCGCTGCTCTCAGACCTGTTGAGAG GGATGCTGGAATATGATCCTGTGAAGAGGTTTTCAATACAGCGTATCAGACAACACAA CTGGGTCCGTAAGAAACACCCGCCTTCGGAGCCGCCCGTCCCCATCCCACCCAGCGCAGAAACACGGGACCCCTGGCGCAGCATGACGGTTGTACCATACCTGGAGGATCTCCATGGTTACACTGAGGAAGAGGACGATGACGAGCTGTTCGATGGGGAAGATGACATCATATACACTCAGGACTTCACGGTACCAG GGCAGGTTCCAGAGGAtgaggaggatgaggaagagCGTGCTCCAGAGCGCACCTGTGCTGTGGCCAAGCCGGTGTGTGTGAACGGGACGGAGTCTGCGGCACTGAAACCCAAATCCGAGCGGCGCTCCAGCTCTTCCTCTAATCCATCCAGAAAGGGCATTTCTGCCGCCAGCAAGATCCGCAAACTTTCCACCTGCAAGCAGCAATGA